From a single Streptomyces sp. 1331.2 genomic region:
- a CDS encoding FAD binding domain-containing protein, giving the protein MLPASLDEAVDALATAPAAVPVAGATDLMEAVNAGRLRPAALVGLGRITELRGWRYEDGGTAVLGAGLTHARMDRPDFAALIPALADAARTAGPPQVRNVGTLGGNIVTAAPAGDTLPVLAALEATVTLARAGASREVPVSHLLTGLDPVRPGELLTWVRVPLLHAPQVFLKATGRSGPARATASVALVLDPARRSVRCAVGAVAPVPLRPLEAEAWVAGCIDWDGSREIDPAATAAFGEYVAAACVPDNYGAEGAWEAVTEGPTAAATRLRRTVAVLARRALGRALK; this is encoded by the coding sequence ATGCTGCCGGCCTCGCTCGACGAGGCCGTCGACGCGCTGGCCACCGCCCCGGCCGCGGTACCGGTGGCCGGAGCCACCGACCTCATGGAGGCCGTCAACGCCGGACGGCTGCGCCCCGCCGCCCTGGTCGGCCTCGGCCGGATCACCGAACTGCGCGGCTGGCGCTACGAGGACGGCGGCACCGCCGTGCTCGGCGCCGGACTCACCCACGCCCGGATGGACCGCCCCGACTTCGCCGCGCTCATCCCCGCGCTCGCCGACGCCGCCCGCACCGCGGGCCCGCCGCAGGTCCGCAACGTCGGCACCCTGGGCGGCAACATCGTCACCGCCGCACCGGCCGGAGACACCCTGCCGGTGCTCGCCGCGCTGGAGGCCACCGTCACCCTCGCCCGGGCCGGCGCCAGCCGCGAGGTGCCGGTCAGTCACCTGCTCACCGGCCTCGACCCGGTGCGCCCCGGCGAACTGCTCACCTGGGTGCGCGTCCCGCTGCTGCACGCCCCGCAGGTCTTCCTCAAGGCCACCGGCCGCAGCGGCCCGGCCCGCGCCACCGCCTCCGTCGCCCTCGTCCTCGACCCGGCCCGGCGCTCGGTGCGCTGCGCGGTCGGGGCCGTCGCCCCGGTGCCGCTGCGCCCGCTGGAGGCCGAGGCCTGGGTGGCCGGCTGCATCGACTGGGACGGCAGCCGGGAGATCGACCCGGCCGCGACCGCCGCCTTCGGCGAGTACGTGGCCGCCGCCTGCGTCCCCGACAACTACGGCGCCGAGGGCGCCTGGGAGGCCGTGACCGAGGGGCCGACGGCGGCCGCCACTCGGCTGCGGCGTACCGTAGCGGTGCTGGCCCGACGGGCACTGGGAAGGGCGCTGAAGTGA
- a CDS encoding class F sortase, whose product MGVQQSRSPWPGTLAAGAALVLGAWLLHDGGPLVLPPAPGAGQAQAGIAPVSVVPPLGPSAPTRIRIPAVRLDAPVTALGLDSDGHLQAPPEADRNLAGWYRGGASPGQRGTAILAGHVDNKSGPAVFYHLGALRRGDRIEIARADGATAVYQLYAIEVHDRKDFPDDRVYRQAADAQLRVITCGGAYSEEHGYDGNVVAYGFLADTTPPGKAV is encoded by the coding sequence GTGGGCGTCCAGCAGAGCAGGAGCCCCTGGCCGGGCACCCTGGCGGCGGGGGCCGCGCTGGTGCTCGGCGCCTGGCTGCTGCACGACGGCGGCCCGCTGGTGCTGCCGCCCGCCCCGGGCGCCGGCCAGGCACAGGCCGGCATCGCGCCGGTCTCCGTCGTCCCGCCGCTGGGCCCGTCCGCACCCACCCGGATCCGCATCCCGGCCGTCCGGTTGGACGCCCCGGTCACCGCGCTCGGGCTGGACTCCGACGGACACCTGCAGGCCCCGCCCGAGGCCGACCGGAACCTGGCGGGCTGGTACCGCGGCGGCGCCAGCCCCGGCCAGCGCGGCACCGCGATCCTCGCGGGGCACGTCGACAACAAGTCGGGTCCGGCCGTCTTCTACCATCTGGGAGCGCTCCGTCGAGGGGACCGGATCGAGATCGCCCGCGCCGACGGCGCCACCGCCGTCTACCAGCTGTACGCCATCGAAGTGCACGACCGAAAGGACTTCCCGGACGATCGGGTCTACCGTCAGGCCGCCGACGCGCAACTACGGGTGATCACCTGTGGCGGCGCCTACAGCGAGGAACACGGTTACGACGGCAACGTCGTCGCCTACGGGTTCCTGGCCGACACCACCCCGCCGGGCAAAGCCGTATGA
- a CDS encoding DMT family transporter, translating into MAWLVLIVSGILETVWAVALESSKGFSRLVPSLVFGVALLFSMGGLAYAMRTIPIGTGYAVWVGIGAVGTALYGMAVLGDAVTAARIACLLLIVSGVVGLKVLH; encoded by the coding sequence ATGGCCTGGCTCGTTCTGATCGTCTCGGGAATCCTGGAGACCGTGTGGGCGGTCGCCCTGGAATCCTCCAAGGGCTTCTCCCGCCTCGTCCCCAGCCTCGTCTTCGGCGTCGCGCTGCTGTTCAGCATGGGCGGCCTGGCGTATGCGATGCGCACCATCCCGATCGGCACCGGCTACGCGGTCTGGGTCGGCATCGGCGCGGTCGGCACGGCGCTCTACGGCATGGCCGTCCTGGGGGACGCGGTGACCGCGGCCCGGATCGCCTGCCTGCTGCTGATCGTCTCCGGCGTGGTCGGCCTCAAGGTGCTGCACTGA
- a CDS encoding xanthine dehydrogenase family protein molybdopterin-binding subunit, giving the protein MTSPTDIGAALQQDGGEGGAPEPFGLGSSPLRSDALPKALGIYPYAADLWAEGLLWGALLRSPHPHARIRGIDTSAALALPGVHAVVTAADLPPGPEGTPDGAPAGPIVADRPVLAAGVVRHHGEPIAAVAADHPDTARLAVGLIAVDYEPLEAVTDPEQSFTAPALHPDGNLFRHLPLRTGDPDAVGEIVVEGLYQVGRQDPAPLGAEAGLAVPRPDGGVELHLSSTDPHGDRDRTAACLGLEPDRVRLVVTGVPGATTDREDLSFQVTLALLALRTGRPVKMTLTREESFHTHTSRHPALLRYRHHADAEGTLVKVEAQILLDGGAYADVSAEALAAATAFSVGPYVCPNVFVDAWAVRTNNPPAGRMRGEGALQACFAYESQLDQLAARVGVDPVEIRRRNAMSTGDPLPTGQAVTCPAPVRALLDAVADEPLPALPVDDPDAEWLLPGGPGGAGDPAAVRRGIGYAVGMVHMLGAEGEDEVSTATVRVSGDHATVICAAVDSGQGFATLARQIVQTVLGVSEVYIAPADSDQSIAGPSARGRHTWVSGGAVERAALMVRHQLLQPIAANFGMSAELLQIADGKITSYDGVLGMPVAEALEGKELWATAQCRPHPTEPLDEAGQGDAFVSISFCAMRAVVDVDIELGAVRVVEMTVAQDVGRALNPRQIEDRIEAGVAQGVGLALLEDLRTEGGVLQNPSLTGYRLPTALDTPEVRIAALLEERDVVAPFGAKAVGAVPAVVAPAAVAAAVRAATGLPVGRLPIRAEDAVTG; this is encoded by the coding sequence ATGACGTCGCCTACCGACATCGGCGCAGCACTCCAGCAGGACGGCGGCGAGGGCGGCGCACCGGAGCCGTTCGGCCTGGGCAGCTCCCCGCTGCGCAGTGACGCGCTGCCCAAGGCGCTCGGCATCTACCCGTACGCGGCCGACCTGTGGGCGGAGGGGCTGCTGTGGGGCGCGCTGCTGCGCTCGCCGCACCCGCACGCCCGGATCCGCGGCATCGATACCTCGGCCGCACTGGCCCTGCCCGGCGTGCACGCCGTGGTCACCGCCGCCGACCTGCCGCCCGGCCCGGAGGGCACCCCCGACGGCGCTCCGGCCGGCCCGATCGTCGCCGACCGGCCGGTGCTGGCGGCCGGCGTGGTGCGCCACCACGGCGAGCCGATCGCCGCGGTGGCCGCCGACCACCCGGACACCGCCCGGCTGGCGGTCGGTCTGATCGCGGTCGACTACGAGCCGTTGGAGGCCGTGACCGACCCCGAGCAGTCCTTCACCGCGCCGGCGCTGCACCCGGACGGCAACCTGTTCCGCCACCTTCCGCTGCGCACCGGGGACCCGGACGCGGTCGGCGAGATCGTCGTCGAGGGCCTGTACCAGGTCGGCCGGCAGGACCCGGCTCCGCTCGGCGCCGAGGCCGGGCTGGCCGTGCCGCGGCCGGACGGCGGCGTCGAGCTGCACCTGTCCTCCACCGACCCGCACGGCGACCGCGACCGCACCGCCGCCTGCCTGGGCCTGGAGCCGGACCGGGTCCGACTGGTGGTCACCGGCGTGCCGGGCGCCACCACCGACCGCGAGGACCTGTCCTTCCAGGTCACCCTGGCGCTGCTGGCGCTGCGCACCGGCCGCCCGGTGAAGATGACCCTCACCCGCGAGGAGTCCTTCCACACCCACACCTCGCGCCACCCCGCGCTGCTGCGCTACCGCCACCACGCCGACGCCGAGGGCACCCTGGTGAAGGTCGAGGCGCAGATCCTGCTGGACGGCGGCGCCTACGCGGACGTCTCCGCCGAGGCGCTGGCCGCCGCGACGGCGTTCTCGGTCGGCCCGTACGTCTGCCCGAACGTCTTCGTGGACGCCTGGGCGGTGCGCACCAACAACCCGCCGGCCGGCCGGATGCGCGGCGAGGGCGCACTGCAGGCCTGCTTCGCGTACGAATCGCAGCTGGACCAGCTGGCCGCGCGGGTCGGCGTGGACCCGGTGGAGATCCGCCGGCGCAACGCGATGTCCACCGGCGACCCGCTGCCCACCGGACAGGCCGTCACCTGCCCGGCGCCGGTGCGCGCGCTGCTGGACGCCGTCGCGGACGAGCCGCTGCCGGCCCTGCCGGTGGACGACCCGGACGCCGAGTGGCTGCTGCCCGGCGGGCCCGGCGGCGCGGGCGACCCGGCGGCGGTGCGCCGCGGCATCGGCTACGCCGTCGGCATGGTGCACATGCTGGGCGCAGAGGGCGAGGACGAGGTCTCCACCGCGACCGTCCGGGTCAGCGGCGACCACGCCACGGTGATCTGCGCGGCCGTCGACTCCGGGCAGGGCTTCGCCACGCTGGCCCGGCAGATCGTGCAGACCGTCCTGGGCGTCAGCGAGGTCTACATCGCGCCCGCCGACAGCGACCAGTCGATCGCCGGGCCCTCCGCCCGCGGCCGGCACACCTGGGTCTCCGGCGGAGCCGTCGAGCGGGCCGCGCTGATGGTCCGCCACCAGCTGCTGCAGCCGATCGCGGCGAACTTCGGGATGTCGGCGGAGCTGCTGCAGATCGCCGACGGCAAGATCACCTCGTACGACGGGGTGCTCGGCATGCCGGTCGCCGAGGCGTTGGAGGGCAAGGAGCTGTGGGCCACCGCGCAGTGCCGCCCGCACCCCACCGAGCCCCTGGACGAGGCCGGGCAGGGCGACGCCTTCGTCTCCATCTCGTTCTGCGCGATGCGGGCGGTGGTGGACGTGGACATCGAGCTGGGCGCCGTGCGGGTGGTCGAGATGACGGTCGCCCAGGACGTCGGCCGGGCGCTGAACCCGCGGCAGATCGAGGACCGGATCGAGGCGGGCGTGGCCCAGGGCGTCGGCCTGGCGCTGCTGGAGGACCTGCGCACCGAGGGCGGCGTGCTGCAGAACCCCTCGCTCACCGGCTACCGGCTGCCCACCGCGCTGGACACCCCGGAGGTGCGGATCGCGGCGCTGCTGGAGGAGCGCGACGTGGTCGCCCCCTTCGGCGCCAAGGCGGTCGGCGCGGTGCCCGCGGTGGTGGCCCCGGCGGCCGTCGCCGCGGCCGTCCGGGCCGCGACCGGCCTGCCGGTCGGCCGGCTGCCGATCCGGGCGGAGGACGCCGTCACGGGCTGA
- a CDS encoding MFS transporter, with protein MTTASPTSVDPVPIPLDDDAAGGVLSGRYRALTLGIVSVVLVIAFEATAVNTAMPTAARQLDGLGLYAFAFSGYFTTTLFALVVSGQWCDRRGPLQPLFTGIGVFGVGLLVAGTAPGMWVFVAGRAVQGLGGGLVIVALYVVVGRAYPERLRPSVFAAFSSAWVLPSIVGPLVAGAVTQHLGWRWVFLAVPVLILLPLAVMGPALARSEREHPVPRGADFDRRRTRLAAMAALGAGLLQYAGQRRDLVGLLPGIAGAALLAPAVLGLLPQRTLRAGRGLPTVILLRGVAAGAFFASEAFIPLMMTTQRGLSPTLAGLTLTSGGLSWALGSWLQGRPGAERYREALIRVGFVLTAVAIAGAALVLVPAVPAWVAAVAWGIGGVGMGLAIASISVLMMRLSAPEDSGANSAALQMSDALGNVLLTGLAGVLFAALGGGALAVGHETAEGAGSSGAFAVILLVMAGVALLGALLSGRVRTRS; from the coding sequence ATGACCACTGCCTCCCCCACCTCGGTCGACCCCGTTCCGATACCCCTCGACGACGACGCCGCCGGCGGGGTGCTCAGCGGTCGCTACCGCGCGCTCACCCTGGGGATCGTCTCGGTGGTCCTGGTGATCGCCTTCGAGGCGACCGCCGTCAACACCGCGATGCCGACCGCGGCCCGCCAGCTGGACGGCCTCGGGCTGTACGCCTTCGCCTTCTCCGGTTACTTCACCACCACGCTGTTCGCCCTGGTCGTCTCCGGTCAGTGGTGCGACCGGCGCGGGCCGCTGCAGCCGCTGTTCACCGGCATCGGGGTGTTCGGCGTCGGCCTGCTGGTGGCCGGGACGGCGCCCGGGATGTGGGTGTTCGTGGCCGGGCGGGCGGTCCAGGGCCTGGGCGGCGGGCTGGTGATCGTCGCGCTGTACGTGGTGGTCGGCCGGGCTTACCCGGAGCGGCTGCGGCCGTCGGTGTTCGCGGCCTTCTCCTCGGCCTGGGTGCTGCCCTCGATCGTCGGCCCGCTGGTCGCCGGAGCGGTCACCCAGCATCTCGGCTGGCGCTGGGTGTTCCTGGCCGTACCGGTGCTGATCCTGCTGCCGCTGGCCGTGATGGGCCCGGCGCTGGCCCGCTCCGAGCGTGAGCACCCGGTGCCCAGGGGCGCGGACTTCGACCGCCGGCGCACCCGGCTGGCGGCGATGGCCGCGCTCGGTGCAGGCCTGCTGCAGTACGCGGGCCAGCGCCGCGACCTCGTCGGGCTGCTCCCCGGGATCGCCGGGGCGGCGCTGCTGGCGCCGGCCGTCCTGGGGCTGCTGCCGCAGCGGACCCTGCGGGCCGGGCGCGGGCTGCCGACGGTGATCCTGCTGCGCGGGGTGGCGGCCGGGGCGTTCTTCGCCTCCGAGGCCTTCATCCCGCTGATGATGACCACCCAGCGCGGCCTGTCGCCGACCCTGGCCGGGCTCACCCTGACCAGCGGCGGGCTCTCCTGGGCGCTGGGCTCCTGGCTGCAGGGCCGGCCGGGGGCCGAGCGCTACCGCGAGGCGCTGATCCGGGTCGGCTTCGTGCTGACCGCAGTGGCGATCGCGGGAGCCGCGCTGGTGCTGGTTCCGGCGGTGCCGGCCTGGGTGGCCGCGGTGGCCTGGGGGATCGGCGGCGTCGGGATGGGGCTGGCCATCGCGAGCATCAGCGTGCTGATGATGAGGCTCTCCGCGCCGGAGGACTCCGGGGCCAACTCGGCGGCGCTGCAGATGAGCGACGCGCTGGGCAACGTGCTGCTCACCGGCCTGGCCGGGGTGCTGTTCGCGGCGCTGGGCGGCGGAGCCCTGGCGGTCGGCCACGAAACGGCCGAAGGCGCCGGGTCGTCCGGCGCCTTCGCGGTGATCCTGCTGGTGATGGCCGGGGTGGCCCTGCTGGGGGCGCTGCTCTCCGGCCGGGTCCGTACCCGGTCCTGA
- a CDS encoding alpha/beta hydrolase: MTTLTLASRWNPIDWPLTEGLIPHVVYVVGWGALLALAVGRDRRWWRFRLPAALFTAAALSLLLDVVVDGWWHPFPEGTPEYVTWWIAVALLGLCLAGYRMRRPGWKRRGLVLGLSALVVLMASSEVNIGFGQFPSGRVMLAPWLTKTDGLVMDKAAQTVATPPGKVLEDVWQPPAGLPEKGTVSVVPIPGARSGFKARDAYVYLPPAYQANPRPLLPVVVMITGQPGIPGDWVLSAQINEALDAYAAEHGGLAPIVVMPDQLGSTWANTLCLDSKIAKTQTYLAVDVPNWIHQNLQTATGRNTWAIGGASMGGTCALQLGVNAPDVYGTVLDMSGQLEPTLGSREQTVKAAFGGDGKKFDAVDPLHVMARRKFPDTNVALLVGETDEEFRPQMEKVNQAVQAAGMKSKFELMPGGHGWVVFRPGIAQQIPWLAQQTGLTR, encoded by the coding sequence ATGACCACGCTGACTCTCGCCTCCCGCTGGAACCCGATCGACTGGCCGCTCACCGAGGGCCTGATCCCGCACGTCGTGTACGTCGTCGGGTGGGGGGCCCTGCTCGCGCTCGCCGTCGGCCGGGACCGGCGCTGGTGGCGCTTCCGCCTGCCCGCCGCGCTGTTCACCGCCGCCGCGCTCAGCCTGCTGCTGGACGTCGTGGTCGACGGCTGGTGGCACCCCTTCCCGGAGGGCACGCCCGAGTACGTGACCTGGTGGATAGCCGTCGCCCTGCTCGGGCTCTGCCTGGCCGGCTACCGGATGCGCCGGCCCGGCTGGAAGCGGCGGGGGCTCGTGCTGGGCCTGAGCGCACTGGTGGTGCTGATGGCCTCCTCCGAGGTCAACATCGGCTTCGGCCAGTTCCCGAGCGGGCGCGTGATGCTGGCGCCGTGGCTGACCAAGACCGACGGACTGGTCATGGACAAGGCCGCCCAGACCGTGGCCACGCCGCCGGGGAAGGTGCTGGAGGACGTCTGGCAGCCGCCGGCGGGCCTGCCGGAGAAGGGCACCGTCTCGGTGGTGCCGATCCCCGGCGCCCGGTCGGGCTTCAAGGCCCGGGACGCGTACGTCTACCTCCCGCCCGCCTACCAGGCCAACCCGCGGCCGCTGCTCCCGGTGGTCGTGATGATCACCGGTCAGCCCGGCATCCCGGGGGACTGGGTGCTCTCCGCGCAGATCAACGAGGCACTTGACGCCTACGCCGCGGAGCACGGCGGCCTCGCCCCGATCGTGGTGATGCCCGACCAGCTCGGCTCGACCTGGGCCAACACGCTCTGCCTCGACTCCAAGATCGCCAAGACCCAGACCTACCTGGCGGTGGACGTCCCCAACTGGATCCACCAGAACCTCCAGACCGCGACCGGACGCAACACCTGGGCGATCGGGGGCGCCTCGATGGGCGGCACCTGCGCGCTCCAGCTCGGCGTCAACGCGCCCGACGTGTACGGCACCGTCCTGGACATGTCCGGGCAGCTGGAGCCGACCCTCGGCAGCCGCGAGCAGACCGTCAAGGCCGCGTTCGGCGGCGACGGGAAGAAGTTCGACGCGGTCGACCCGCTGCACGTGATGGCCCGCAGGAAGTTCCCGGACACCAATGTCGCCCTGCTCGTCGGGGAGACCGACGAGGAGTTCAGGCCGCAGATGGAGAAGGTCAACCAGGCCGTGCAGGCGGCCGGGATGAAGTCCAAGTTCGAGCTGATGCCGGGCGGCCACGGCTGGGTCGTCTTCCGACCCGGCATCGCCCAGCAGATCCCGTGGCTCGCCCAGCAGACCGGGCTGACCCGGTGA